A genomic stretch from Capricornis sumatraensis isolate serow.1 chromosome 4, serow.2, whole genome shotgun sequence includes:
- the KRT79 gene encoding keratin, type II cytoskeletal 79, producing the protein MRSSVSRQTYSTKGAFSSSSASDGGGSRARTSFSSVTVSRNSGSGGGPRCGPSMGGFGSWSLYNLGGSKSISVSVAGGASAGRVLGGFGLGGGAYMGLGAGRPMLGPVCPPGGIQQVTINQSLLTPLHMEIDLEIQRVRTEEREQIKTLNNKFASFIDKVRFLEQQNKVLETKWALLQEQGQKSGVTRNSLEPLFESFINNLRGKLDNLQSERGRLDSELRNVQDLAEDFKTKYEDEINKRTAAENEFVVLKKDVDAAYMGRMDLHGTVGCLVEEMDFLRHLYEEELSQVQTHVSDTSVILSMDNNRNLDLDSIIAEVKAQYEQIAQRSRAEAESWYQTKYEELQVTAGKHGDNLRDTKNEIAELTRTVQRLQGEADAVKKQCQQLQTAITDAEQHGELALKDAQKKLGDLDAALYQAKEDLARLLRDYQALMNVKLALDVEIATYRKLLESEESRMSGECPSTVSISVTGNSTTVCGGGVAGFRGGISLGGGGGASKGRFSTNAGYSTVKGGPVSGGTSILRKTTTVKTSSRRY; encoded by the exons ATGAGATCCTCCGTGTCTCGGCAGACATACTCTACCAAAGGGGCCTTCAGCTCCAGCTCAGCCAGTGATGGGGGTGGTTCCCGGGCCCGCACCAGCTTCAGCTCGGTGACTGTGTCCCGGAACAGTGGCAGTGGCGGGGGGCCCCGCTGTGGCCCCAGCATGGGTGGCTTTGGGAGCTGGAGCCTCTATAACTTGGGGGGCAGCAAGAGCATCTCGGTCAGCGTGGCTGGAGGGGCCTCAGCAGGGCGGGTGCTCGGAGGCTTTGGCCTTGGCGGTGGGGCCTACATGGGCCTGGGGGCTGGCAGGCCGATGCTGGGGCCTGTCTGTCCTCCTGGTGGCATCCAGCAGGTCACCATCAACCAAAGCCTGTTGACCCCCCTCCACATGGAGATCGACCTGGAGATCCAGCGGGTGCGCACGGAGGAGCGGGAGCAGATCAAGACCCTCAATAACAAGTTCGCCTCATTCATTGACAAG GTGCGGTTCCTGGAGCAGCAGAACAAGGTGCTGGAGACCAAGTGGGCGCTGCTGCAAGAGCAGGGTCAGAAATCGGGCGTCACCAGGAACAGTCTGGAGCCCCTCTTCGAGAGCTTCATCAACAACCTGCGGGGGAAGCTGGACAACCTCCAGAGCGAGCGGGGGAGGCTGGACTCAGAGTTGAGGAATGTGCAAGATCTTGCTGAGGACTTCAAGACCAA GTATGAGGACGAAATCAACAAGCGCACTGCGGCAGAGAATGAGTTTGTGGTCCTCAAAAAG gatGTAGATGCCGCATACATGGGCCGAATGGATCTGCATGGCACAGTGGGTTGCCTGGTGGAGGAGATGGACTTCCTGAGGCATCTCTATGAAGAG GAGCTGAGCCAAGTGCAGACTCACGTGTCTGACACCAGTGTCATCCTCTCCATGGACAACAACCGCAACCTCGACCTGGACAGCATCATCGCTGAGGTGAAGGCCCAATATGAGCAGATTGCCCAGAGGAGCAGGGCTGAGGCTGAGTCCTGGTACCAGACCAAG TATGAGGAACTGCAGGTGACCGCTGGGAAGCATGGGGACAACCTGAGGGACACCAAGAATGAGATCGCTGAGCTCACCCGCACTGTGCAGAGGCTGCAGGGGGAGGCAGATGCAGTCAAGAAGCAG TGCCAGCAGCTGCAGACTGCCATCACGGATGCGGAACAGCACGGGGAGctggcattaaaagatgctcagaaGAAACTTGGCGACCTGGATGCTGCCCTGTATCAGGCCAAGGAGGACCTGGCCCGGCTGCTGCGTGACTACCAGGCGCTCATGAACGTCAAGCTGGCCCTGGATGTGGAAATCGCTACCTACCGCAAGCTGCTGGAGAGTGAGGAGAGCAG GATGTCTGGAGAATGTCCCAGTACTGTCAGCATTT CGGTGACGGGCAACTCCACCACTGTATGCGGAGGCGGTGTGGCTGGCTTCAGGGGTGGCATctccctgggtgggggtgggggggccagcAAGGGCAGATTCAGCACCAATGCAGGCTACAGCACTGTCAAGGGAGGGCCTGTCTCTGGGGGCACCTCCATTCTGCGGAAGACCACCACAGTCAAGACGTCCAGCCGGAGGTATTAG